The following proteins come from a genomic window of Ostrinia nubilalis chromosome 29, ilOstNubi1.1, whole genome shotgun sequence:
- the LOC135085587 gene encoding uncharacterized protein LOC135085587, producing MGSEQSSVPQKKQTQRAPPVRRGHTIAVSNVPEARRSNEPTASGNNSPGASVCSDSELPYISYTVDRPIGDSPKTSTKSREVRKQTAPRRALSLQAQRNKRARDIVVVARAGGAKQDEDTARLQVSLRINT from the exons ATGGGGTCCGAACAGTCGTCAGTGCCTCAAAAGAAGCAGACACAGCGGGCCCCGCCTGTGCGGAGAGGGCACACCATTGCAGTCTCTAATGTTCCCG AAGCCAGACGCAGCAATGAGCCAACAGCCAGCGGTAACAACTCACCAGGAGCCAGCGTGTGCTCCGACTCGGAGCTCCCGTACATATCGTACACGGTGGACAGGCCTATAGGAG ATTCCCCCAAGACATCCACCAAGAGCCGCGAAGTGCGAAAGCAGACGGCGCCGCGGCGCGCGCTAAGTCTCCAAGCGCAAAGGAACAAGCGAGCACGCGATATAGTGGTCGTAGCGCGAGCGGGCGGTGCGAAGCAGGATGAAGATACTGCTAGATTACAAGTTAGTTTGCGGATAAATACATAG